One Methanocaldococcus villosus KIN24-T80 genomic window carries:
- a CDS encoding 30S ribosomal protein S6e, protein MPIAKFVVADPKTGRCYQIEADNTPLVGKKIGDIFDGSIIGLNGYKLQITGGTDDSGFPMRPDIHGSGKVRVLLSGPPGFWPKRKGERRRKTVRGNTIAPDIVQINCKVIEYGEKPIPEILGLESKE, encoded by the coding sequence ATGCCAATAGCTAAGTTTGTTGTAGCTGATCCCAAAACTGGTAGATGCTATCAAATAGAGGCTGACAATACACCTTTAGTAGGTAAGAAGATTGGAGATATTTTTGATGGCTCTATTATTGGATTAAATGGTTATAAATTACAGATTACTGGAGGAACTGATGATAGTGGTTTCCCAATGAGACCAGATATACATGGTAGTGGAAAAGTTAGAGTTCTACTTTCAGGTCCTCCAGGATTTTGGCCAAAGAGAAAAGGAGAAAGAAGAAGAAAAACAGTGAGAGGTAACACAATAGCTCCTGATATTGTTCAAATAAACTGTAAAGTTATTGAGTATGGAGAGAAACCAATCCCAGAAATTTTAGGATTGGAAAGTAAAGAATAA
- a CDS encoding CBS domain-containing protein, with protein MEIDYNIQVSEVMSFPVITATKDKTVYDIANIMAENDIGAVVIVENNNPIGIITERDILKRVVAKNLRPKDVLVEEVMSKKLVTVSPEASINDAAKLMAKHKIKRLPVVKEGKLVGIITESDIIKVSPEIINLLAEYASIKEKPTLYETEEEYIEGICESCGAQGRVKYYQGKYLCEDCLEEYKK; from the coding sequence ATGGAAATAGACTATAATATTCAAGTATCTGAAGTTATGAGCTTTCCAGTTATAACAGCTACTAAGGATAAAACAGTTTATGACATTGCAAATATAATGGCTGAAAATGATATTGGAGCAGTAGTTATTGTTGAAAATAATAATCCCATTGGAATAATAACAGAGAGGGATATTTTAAAAAGAGTTGTTGCTAAAAATTTAAGACCTAAAGATGTTCTAGTTGAAGAAGTTATGAGTAAGAAGCTTGTTACTGTCTCTCCTGAAGCTTCAATAAATGATGCAGCAAAGTTAATGGCTAAACATAAAATTAAAAGGTTGCCTGTTGTTAAAGAAGGAAAATTAGTAGGGATAATAACTGAAAGTGATATTATCAAAGTCTCTCCAGAAATTATAAACCTCTTAGCTGAATATGCCTCTATAAAAGAAAAACCTACTTTATATGAAACTGAAGAAGAGTATATTGAAGGAATATGTGAAAGCTGTGGAGCTCAGGGAAGAGTGAAATATTATCAAGGTAAATATCTCTGTGAAGACTGTCTAGAAGAATACAAAAAATAA
- the dph5 gene encoding diphthine synthase — protein MLILAGLGLYDEQDMTLKTLNFAKKADKIYAEFYTSILTGTSIEKIEEVIGKKIEILYREDIENSYKVVEEAKEKDVMLLTAGDPMVATTHIDLVIEAKKRGIKVIIINAPSIYSAVSITGLQIYKFGKTASIVFPEKNYFPETPYNVIKENLERGLHTLCLLDIRVEKNEKKFMTANEALKVLLEIEKKRKEGVINLDTKAIVLARVGSLEPLIVYGKIRDLIDYNFGKPLHSLIIPGKLHFMEEEALKYLAINL, from the coding sequence ATGCTAATATTAGCAGGTCTTGGACTTTATGATGAGCAAGATATGACATTAAAAACTCTAAATTTTGCAAAAAAGGCTGATAAAATTTATGCTGAATTTTACACATCCATATTAACTGGAACTAGTATTGAGAAGATAGAAGAAGTTATTGGAAAAAAAATTGAGATATTGTATAGAGAGGATATAGAGAATAGTTATAAAGTTGTTGAAGAAGCCAAAGAAAAAGATGTTATGTTATTAACTGCTGGAGACCCTATGGTGGCTACAACCCATATTGATCTTGTTATAGAAGCTAAGAAAAGAGGAATAAAAGTTATTATTATAAATGCTCCTTCAATATATTCAGCAGTTTCCATTACAGGCTTGCAAATATATAAATTTGGAAAAACAGCTTCTATTGTATTTCCTGAAAAAAACTATTTTCCTGAAACTCCCTATAATGTAATTAAAGAAAACTTAGAAAGAGGTTTACATACTCTTTGCTTATTAGATATAAGAGTTGAAAAAAATGAGAAAAAATTTATGACAGCAAATGAGGCTTTAAAAGTACTATTAGAAATAGAGAAAAAAAGAAAAGAAGGAGTTATTAATTTAGATACAAAAGCTATTGTTTTAGCAAGAGTTGGATCACTTGAACCATTAATTGTCTATGGAAAAATAAGAGATCTTATAGATTATAATTTTGGAAAACCATTACATTCCTTAATCATCCCTGGAAAATTGCATTTTATGGAAGAAGAGGCTTTAAAATATTTAGCTATAAATTTATAA
- a CDS encoding radical SAM protein: MRVESVKRYLKRNYNRLPEGCKYCIKGEKLVLFITGLCKNNCYYCPLSDKRRKKDVIYANERLINSVNEAIEEAKLCSSRGVGITGGDPLLKVDRTIKYLKALKNHFKEFHSHLYTVPESITEEKLKLLSEYLDEIRLHPTKIFNEGYDEEYIKFLLEKIELCKKYIKHVGVEIPSIPNMEKEILSLAYAIDGKADFMNINELEFSDTNYDELIKRGFEPKDDISNAIKGSEETALKVIKKFKGKMFIHYCPSVLKDAIQLKNRLINRAKNVAKPYEVITDEGLLLRGIMIFDKEKDMKEIIEILKDNEVEFEVKENKIYLNPFILEDLIKEMKRQRFPIKFSAYISEVYPTADALEVERIPLITKKLRLRRC, encoded by the coding sequence ATGAGAGTAGAAAGTGTTAAGAGATATTTAAAAAGAAATTATAACAGGTTGCCTGAAGGTTGTAAATACTGTATAAAAGGAGAAAAACTTGTTTTATTTATAACTGGTCTTTGTAAGAATAACTGTTATTATTGCCCACTTTCTGATAAGAGAAGAAAGAAAGATGTTATATATGCAAATGAAAGATTAATAAACTCTGTTAATGAAGCTATAGAAGAGGCTAAACTTTGTAGTAGTAGAGGAGTGGGAATTACTGGAGGAGATCCACTTTTAAAAGTAGATAGAACTATCAAATATTTAAAAGCTTTAAAAAATCACTTTAAAGAGTTCCATTCTCATCTTTACACAGTGCCTGAATCAATAACTGAAGAAAAGCTAAAATTATTAAGTGAATATTTAGATGAAATTAGATTACATCCTACAAAAATATTTAATGAAGGTTATGATGAAGAGTATATAAAATTTTTACTTGAAAAAATAGAACTCTGTAAAAAATATATAAAACATGTTGGGGTTGAAATTCCATCAATTCCAAACATGGAAAAGGAAATATTAAGTTTAGCTTATGCTATTGATGGTAAAGCTGACTTTATGAATATAAATGAATTAGAGTTTTCAGACACTAACTATGATGAACTTATAAAAAGAGGATTTGAACCAAAAGATGATATAAGCAACGCTATAAAAGGTAGTGAAGAAACAGCATTAAAGGTTATTAAAAAATTTAAAGGAAAAATGTTTATTCACTATTGCCCTTCAGTATTAAAAGATGCCATACAACTAAAAAACAGACTAATAAATAGGGCTAAAAATGTAGCTAAACCATATGAAGTTATAACTGATGAGGGTTTGTTATTAAGAGGAATTATGATATTTGATAAAGAGAAAGACATGAAAGAAATAATTGAAATATTAAAGGATAATGAAGTTGAGTTTGAAGTTAAAGAAAATAAAATTTATCTAAATCCATTTATTTTAGAAGATCTAATCAAAGAGATGAAAAGACAGAGATTCCCAATAAAGTTTTCTGCCTATATATCAGAAGTTTATCCTACAGCAGATGCTTTAGAGGTTGAAAGAATACCGCTAATAACTAAAAAATTAAGGCTGAGAAGATGCTAA
- a CDS encoding MTH1187 family thiamine-binding protein: protein MRKVVAEVKIIPMGEVSVSKYIKRAIEIFKKYNLKVSPSAMGTVLEGDIDEILKAYKEAHTEILNYVDRVVSFLEIDERRDKENTIERKLKAIQVGD from the coding sequence ATGAGGAAAGTTGTTGCTGAAGTAAAAATAATACCAATGGGAGAAGTTAGTGTCTCAAAGTATATAAAAAGGGCTATAGAGATATTTAAGAAGTATAATTTAAAGGTTTCTCCATCAGCTATGGGTACTGTATTAGAAGGAGATATTGATGAAATATTAAAAGCTTACAAAGAAGCACACACAGAGATTTTAAATTATGTTGATAGGGTAGTTAGTTTCTTAGAAATAGATGAGAGAAGGGATAAAGAAAACACTATAGAAAGAAAATTAAAGGCTATTCAGGTGGGAGATTGA
- a CDS encoding ribosome biogenesis/translation initiation ATPase RLI, which translates to MRLAIIDYERCQPKKCSLECIKYCPGVRMGEKTIVIDEKTGKPVISEVLCSGCGICVKRCPFKAISIIGLPEELTEDKIVHSYGQNRFKLFGLVIPREGVVGILGQNAIGKSTVLRILAGEIIPNLGKHGEEPSYDKVIEYFKGTELQSYFEMLKEKKIKAIHKVQYVDVLPKVVKGKVKDILKRIDEKGKFNYVVEKLELKNILDRTLDQLSGGELQRVAIAAAYLREGDIYFFDEPSSWLDVRQRFNMAKLVRELNKVIVVEHDLIVLDYLSDYVHIMYGEPGAYGIVSLPKSVRVGINEYLYGELREENIKFRREPIIFEKRAIIDYKNRPILLKYPNMKKSLGDFKLEVANGEIYKGEVIGILGPNGIGKTTFVKLLAGVIKPDDGEINEKVKVSYKPQYISPDYDGTVEDLLSSITNIHSSYYKSEIINPLQLEKLLDKEVNELSGGELQRVAIAACLSRDADIYLLDEPSAFLDVEQRLRVSKVIRRTADEKEAGIFVVDHDILFQDYISDRFIVFSGEPGRYGYASKPLNKREGANKFLKEMNITFRRDPETGRPRANKEGSQRDIMQKEKGEYYYE; encoded by the coding sequence TTGAGATTGGCTATTATTGACTATGAAAGATGCCAACCAAAAAAATGTTCCTTGGAATGTATAAAATACTGCCCTGGAGTAAGGATGGGTGAAAAAACAATAGTAATAGATGAAAAAACAGGAAAGCCAGTAATTTCTGAAGTGTTATGCTCTGGATGTGGAATATGTGTTAAAAGATGTCCATTTAAGGCTATATCTATAATAGGCCTTCCAGAGGAATTAACAGAGGATAAAATAGTCCATTCTTATGGACAGAATAGATTTAAACTTTTTGGTTTGGTGATTCCAAGAGAAGGTGTTGTTGGGATATTAGGGCAGAATGCAATAGGTAAGAGTACAGTTTTAAGAATATTAGCTGGAGAGATTATTCCGAATCTAGGAAAACATGGTGAAGAGCCTAGTTATGATAAAGTTATAGAATATTTTAAAGGAACTGAGCTTCAGAGTTATTTTGAGATGTTAAAAGAGAAAAAAATTAAGGCCATACACAAAGTTCAATATGTAGATGTTCTACCAAAGGTAGTTAAAGGTAAAGTAAAAGATATATTAAAAAGAATAGATGAAAAGGGGAAGTTTAATTATGTTGTTGAAAAATTAGAATTAAAAAATATATTAGATAGAACCTTGGATCAGCTTTCAGGAGGGGAGTTGCAGAGAGTTGCTATAGCTGCAGCATATTTAAGAGAGGGAGATATATATTTCTTTGATGAACCATCATCTTGGCTGGATGTTAGGCAGAGATTTAATATGGCAAAACTAGTTAGAGAGCTCAATAAAGTCATTGTTGTTGAACATGATTTAATTGTATTAGATTATCTATCAGATTATGTTCATATTATGTATGGTGAACCGGGAGCTTATGGGATTGTCTCTTTACCAAAAAGTGTTAGAGTGGGTATAAATGAATATTTGTATGGTGAGTTAAGAGAGGAGAATATAAAGTTTAGAAGAGAGCCAATAATATTTGAAAAAAGAGCTATAATTGATTATAAAAATAGGCCTATATTATTAAAATACCCTAACATGAAAAAAAGTCTAGGAGATTTTAAATTAGAGGTTGCTAATGGAGAGATATATAAAGGAGAAGTTATTGGTATTTTGGGGCCTAATGGTATTGGAAAGACCACATTTGTAAAGTTGTTAGCAGGTGTTATAAAGCCTGATGATGGAGAGATAAATGAGAAAGTTAAAGTTTCTTACAAACCACAATACATATCTCCTGATTATGATGGGACTGTTGAAGATCTTTTAAGCTCTATAACTAACATACATTCCTCTTACTACAAATCAGAAATAATAAATCCATTACAATTAGAGAAACTTTTAGATAAAGAAGTTAATGAGCTTTCAGGAGGGGAGTTGCAGAGAGTTGCTATAGCTGCATGTCTCAGTAGAGATGCTGATATCTATTTGTTAGATGAACCCTCAGCATTTCTAGATGTTGAGCAGAGATTGAGAGTTTCTAAGGTTATAAGAAGAACTGCAGATGAGAAAGAGGCTGGTATATTTGTTGTTGATCATGATATTTTATTCCAAGACTATATCTCAGATAGATTTATTGTATTTTCAGGAGAACCTGGAAGATATGGATATGCCTCTAAACCTTTAAATAAAAGAGAAGGAGCAAACAAGTTTCTAAAAGAGATGAATATTACATTTAGAAGAGATCCAGAAACAGGAAGACCTAGAGCTAATAAAGAAGGTAGTCAAAGAGATATTATGCAAAAAGAGAAGGGAGAATATTATTATGAATAG
- a CDS encoding DNA topoisomerase VI subunit B, whose product MSTDIFKEFKEHSVAEFFRKNKHMLGYSGKIRSLTTVVHELVTNSLDACEEAGILPEIKVEIEKLGSDHYRVAVEDNGPGIPLEFIPKVFGKMLAGSKMHRFIQSRGQQGIGAAGVLLFSQITTGKPLKIKTSLGDGKIYEVEVKMNVEKNEGEIVSKKVKKGNWRGTRVEGEFKEVAYNRGELSAYEYLRRISLATPHARIILEDPYGKVVFDRVVKEMPKKPEEMKPHPHGLTVDELLYIARKTKAKKVSSMLVSELSRFSQKRIDELKQYMLRDLLLEKFKNTIYWKNVIKCYLNIDIEKYLKKFSDYLSNEEIEFVNVLINSLPESLDDLKRYALKYIYMEYLFKKLSKDEIENNKNQFKKIPENFIEWAEKNYLSTTHVNELNKKVREIVKTPKEFIELLEKRRLISKEELNKFKEKVEEILDKNPKNLSWDEAELIVNCLQNMEFMAPPTSGLRPIGAENIEKSLKDLLKPDFVKAITRNPKTYKGIPFIVEAAIAYGGNAGKDSSEGKKMEIMRFANHVPLLYDASACGITKAVKSINWRRYGIKEEAPITVFVNLISTFIPYTSAGKQAIACSENENEEIYNEIRYALMICARALEKYLSKIRREAEEEKKRKYVLKYAKIFAEALANILNKNQEEIEKKVVELLSKE is encoded by the coding sequence ATGAGTACAGATATTTTTAAAGAATTTAAAGAACATTCAGTGGCAGAGTTTTTTAGAAAAAATAAACACATGCTTGGATATAGTGGAAAAATAAGAAGTTTAACTACAGTAGTTCATGAACTTGTAACAAATAGTTTAGATGCATGTGAAGAAGCAGGGATACTACCAGAGATAAAAGTTGAGATAGAAAAGTTAGGTAGTGATCATTATAGAGTAGCAGTTGAAGATAATGGGCCAGGAATACCATTAGAATTTATTCCAAAAGTCTTTGGAAAGATGTTAGCAGGATCTAAGATGCATAGATTTATACAGTCAAGGGGGCAGCAGGGAATAGGTGCTGCAGGAGTTTTACTATTTTCTCAAATAACCACAGGAAAACCTCTTAAGATTAAAACTTCTTTAGGAGATGGAAAGATATATGAAGTTGAAGTAAAGATGAATGTTGAAAAGAATGAAGGAGAGATAGTTAGTAAAAAAGTAAAAAAAGGAAATTGGAGAGGAACAAGAGTTGAAGGGGAATTTAAAGAAGTGGCATATAATAGAGGAGAGTTGTCAGCTTATGAATATCTTAGAAGAATTAGCTTAGCTACCCCACATGCAAGAATTATTTTAGAAGATCCTTATGGAAAGGTAGTATTTGATAGAGTAGTTAAAGAGATGCCTAAAAAACCAGAAGAAATGAAACCACATCCACACGGTTTAACAGTTGATGAACTTTTATATATAGCAAGAAAAACTAAAGCTAAAAAAGTTTCTTCTATGCTAGTCTCTGAGTTATCAAGGTTTTCTCAAAAAAGGATAGATGAGTTAAAGCAATATATGTTAAGAGACTTATTATTGGAAAAGTTCAAAAACACAATTTATTGGAAAAATGTGATTAAATGTTATTTAAATATAGATATTGAGAAATATTTAAAGAAATTTAGTGATTATCTAAGTAATGAGGAAATAGAGTTTGTAAATGTCCTTATTAACAGCTTACCAGAAAGCCTTGATGATCTTAAAAGATATGCATTAAAATATATCTATATGGAATATCTATTTAAGAAACTTTCAAAAGATGAGATAGAAAATAACAAGAATCAATTTAAAAAAATTCCTGAGAATTTTATAGAATGGGCTGAAAAAAATTATCTATCTACTACTCATGTTAATGAGCTGAATAAAAAAGTTAGAGAAATAGTTAAAACTCCAAAAGAATTTATAGAACTATTAGAAAAGAGAAGATTAATTTCTAAGGAAGAATTGAATAAATTTAAAGAAAAAGTTGAAGAGATTTTAGATAAAAATCCTAAAAACTTAAGTTGGGATGAAGCTGAATTAATTGTTAATTGTTTACAGAATATGGAATTTATGGCTCCTCCAACATCTGGATTAAGGCCTATAGGTGCAGAGAATATAGAGAAATCTTTAAAAGATTTATTAAAACCTGATTTTGTTAAAGCCATAACAAGAAATCCTAAAACATATAAAGGAATTCCTTTTATTGTTGAAGCTGCTATAGCATATGGAGGTAATGCAGGGAAAGATTCTTCTGAAGGAAAAAAAATGGAAATAATGAGATTTGCTAATCATGTTCCTCTACTTTATGATGCATCAGCATGTGGAATAACCAAAGCTGTTAAAAGTATAAATTGGAGAAGATATGGAATAAAAGAAGAAGCACCAATAACTGTTTTTGTTAATTTAATATCAACATTCATTCCATATACTTCTGCAGGAAAACAGGCTATAGCTTGTAGTGAAAATGAAAATGAAGAAATTTATAATGAAATAAGATATGCACTAATGATATGTGCAAGGGCTTTAGAGAAATATTTATCAAAAATAAGAAGAGAGGCTGAAGAGGAAAAGAAAAGAAAATATGTTTTAAAATATGCTAAAATATTTGCTGAAGCTTTAGCTAATATATTAAATAAAAATCAAGAAGAGATAGAGAAAAAAGTTGTTGAGTTGCTCTCAAAAGAATAA
- the mtrH gene encoding tetrahydromethanopterin S-methyltransferase subunit H, which produces MFKFDREQMVVEIAGRKIGGQPGEYPTALAGTIFYARHKIVEDERKGIFDKAAAEELINKQAEMEEITGNPALVQVFGATPEAIVKYVDFVVEIWDGPILLDSTDKKARMEAAKRATEAGYSKQCIYNSINVSIDDEELKNLIESDLEASIILCFDPMDSSVEGKLNVLLNGGKAADKGMLELAEKAGIKKPLIDVAVTPLGNGAGNAIRASFAVKAKLGLPVGSGIHNVPSAWDWLRQFRKQLREAGKTQLAKDVHHVCDIGANLLQVMAAGDFVLYGPIDNAQLAFPAVAMADMAIAEAAKDLGITPVENHPFNKLL; this is translated from the coding sequence ATGTTCAAATTCGATAGAGAACAAATGGTTGTTGAAATCGCTGGTAGAAAAATCGGAGGACAGCCTGGAGAATATCCAACAGCATTAGCAGGGACTATATTCTATGCAAGACATAAGATTGTTGAAGATGAAAGAAAAGGAATATTTGATAAAGCTGCTGCAGAAGAATTAATAAATAAACAGGCTGAAATGGAAGAGATTACTGGAAATCCTGCTCTTGTTCAGGTATTCGGAGCTACACCAGAAGCTATAGTTAAATATGTTGATTTTGTTGTTGAAATTTGGGATGGGCCTATATTATTGGATTCTACTGACAAAAAAGCTAGAATGGAAGCTGCTAAAAGAGCTACTGAGGCAGGGTATTCTAAGCAGTGTATTTACAATTCTATCAATGTTTCTATTGATGATGAAGAACTTAAAAACTTAATTGAAAGTGACTTAGAAGCTTCAATTATCCTGTGTTTTGATCCAATGGATTCTTCAGTTGAAGGAAAATTGAATGTTCTATTAAATGGAGGAAAAGCTGCTGATAAAGGGATGTTAGAATTAGCAGAAAAAGCGGGTATTAAAAAACCACTAATTGACGTAGCTGTTACACCTTTAGGAAATGGAGCTGGAAATGCTATAAGAGCTTCATTTGCTGTTAAAGCTAAATTAGGATTACCTGTGGGTAGTGGAATTCATAACGTTCCATCAGCTTGGGATTGGTTAAGACAGTTTAGAAAACAGTTAAGAGAAGCTGGAAAAACTCAATTAGCTAAAGATGTACATCATGTTTGTGATATAGGGGCTAATTTATTACAAGTAATGGCTGCAGGAGACTTTGTATTGTATGGGCCAATAGACAATGCTCAACTAGCCTTCCCAGCTGTTGCTATGGCAGATATGGCTATAGCAGAAGCTGCAAAAGATTTAGGAATAACTCCTGTAGAAAACCATCCATTCAACAAACTATTATAA
- the mtrG gene encoding tetrahydromethanopterin S-methyltransferase subunit MtrG gives MAVLTPSKEFKELMKKLDELEEKVENTNAEIFQRAGKKVGRDIGILYGLVLGIIIFSVIPYLLKFILYLTKVTVVVK, from the coding sequence ATGGCTGTCTTAACTCCTTCAAAAGAGTTTAAAGAATTGATGAAAAAATTGGATGAATTAGAGGAAAAAGTTGAAAACACAAATGCTGAAATATTTCAAAGAGCTGGAAAAAAAGTGGGTAGGGATATTGGAATATTGTATGGTTTAGTTTTAGGTATAATAATATTCTCAGTAATTCCTTACTTGCTAAAGTTTATATTATATTTAACAAAAGTTACCGTTGTTGTAAAATAA
- a CDS encoding tetrahydromethanopterin S-methyltransferase subunit F, with translation MSEIEGIPKIVKPDLEYCDKMLERLEYKVGLITRDLGLSSGIHTKSTSGFIIGAALAIVLVGIPIIIKILL, from the coding sequence ATGAGTGAGATTGAAGGCATTCCAAAAATTGTAAAGCCTGACTTAGAATACTGTGACAAAATGTTAGAGAGATTAGAATATAAAGTTGGGCTAATTACAAGAGATCTTGGATTATCTTCTGGAATACATACAAAATCCACTAGCGGATTTATCATTGGAGCAGCTCTAGCTATAGTATTAGTGGGAATTCCTATAATTATAAAAATACTATTATAA
- the mtrA gene encoding tetrahydromethanopterin S-methyltransferase subunit A, whose amino-acid sequence MANKKEPAPGWPIVSGEYVVGDPESCVGVVTLGSHGLEKACVEAGAAIAGPCHTENLGIEKVVANYISNPNIRFMILCGSEVQGHLTGQCFKALWENGIDETGKIVGAKGAIPFLENVGKEAVERFRRQIIEVIDLIDCEDINKITQAIKECISKDPGAIDEEPMILELEGGAKGEEGEGELRPLSAEIALIEARMRMIYDKINATALLNKYNSGYYNGKIQGIAIGLFLSLLIFSLLSI is encoded by the coding sequence ATGGCTAATAAAAAAGAACCTGCTCCTGGATGGCCAATAGTTTCTGGAGAGTATGTGGTAGGAGATCCTGAAAGTTGTGTAGGAGTGGTTACATTAGGTTCACATGGTTTAGAAAAAGCATGTGTAGAAGCTGGAGCAGCTATAGCAGGCCCCTGCCATACAGAAAATCTTGGAATTGAAAAAGTTGTTGCTAACTATATTTCAAATCCAAACATTAGATTTATGATATTGTGTGGTTCAGAAGTTCAGGGACATTTAACTGGACAGTGCTTTAAAGCTTTATGGGAAAATGGTATAGATGAGACTGGAAAGATTGTTGGTGCTAAAGGTGCTATACCATTCTTAGAAAATGTTGGAAAAGAGGCAGTTGAAAGATTTAGAAGGCAGATTATTGAAGTTATAGATTTAATAGACTGTGAAGATATAAATAAAATAACTCAAGCTATAAAAGAGTGTATATCTAAAGATCCTGGAGCTATTGATGAAGAACCAATGATCTTAGAATTAGAAGGTGGAGCTAAAGGAGAAGAAGGGGAAGGAGAATTAAGGCCATTATCTGCAGAAATCGCTTTAATTGAAGCTAGAATGAGAATGATATATGATAAAATAAATGCTACAGCTTTATTAAATAAATATAATTCTGGTTATTACAATGGTAAAATCCAAGGAATTGCTATTGGGTTATTCCTATCATTATTAATATTCTCTCTCCTAAGTATTTAA
- a CDS encoding tetrahydromethanopterin S-methyltransferase subunit B, with product MYVVKICPEIDVVMDVDSGLVAEMRKDMFMVDIIPVEERIKKLETLVNAFEKSLDPRNPPLNTFPNRDRVYEIAGHFKGLFFGFWIALVFMLIIIVALYKIFPGLFR from the coding sequence ATGTATGTAGTCAAAATTTGTCCTGAAATTGATGTTGTTATGGATGTTGATTCTGGTCTAGTAGCTGAAATGAGAAAAGACATGTTTATGGTAGATATCATTCCTGTAGAAGAAAGGATTAAAAAATTAGAAACATTGGTTAATGCTTTTGAAAAATCTTTAGATCCTAGAAACCCACCATTGAATACATTCCCTAATAGAGATAGAGTTTATGAAATAGCAGGACATTTTAAAGGATTGTTCTTTGGGTTTTGGATAGCTTTGGTATTTATGTTAATAATTATAGTTGCACTCTATAAAATATTCCCTGGATTATTTAGATAA
- the mtrC gene encoding tetrahydromethanopterin S-methyltransferase subunit MtrC, with translation MAHGGGGHAAELYPEEQIFGIGIALALIGCYLAHFLSGYGLSMLIGGLLVSASCVAGANTVRKVAAYGLGTGVPSIGMLSLGMGTVSAIAGVLITKSLNIPYLAGPILALVISAIVGYIVGKLTVKPVGMKIPIMVRSMTFLSIAGAMALLGYSVAYAGSLDPNVFINALNDGIMAIAFIASGMAILHPFNACLGPNESHKRTLTLAIACGLLTWFIFSVIKLDIVSVVVSIILWAIVYVKFVKMSFNDACCVLYIPEIPKKEQ, from the coding sequence ATGGCTCATGGTGGAGGAGGTCATGCTGCTGAACTTTATCCAGAAGAACAAATATTTGGTATAGGTATAGCTTTAGCTTTAATTGGTTGTTATTTAGCACATTTTTTATCAGGTTATGGACTTTCCATGCTTATAGGAGGGTTGTTGGTTTCAGCTTCATGTGTTGCTGGAGCAAACACTGTTAGAAAGGTTGCTGCTTATGGTTTGGGTACTGGAGTTCCATCCATAGGTATGCTTAGTTTAGGTATGGGTACTGTATCTGCTATAGCCGGTGTTTTAATAACAAAATCTTTAAACATCCCTTACTTAGCAGGGCCAATATTAGCTTTGGTTATTTCTGCAATAGTTGGATATATAGTTGGAAAATTAACAGTAAAACCTGTAGGAATGAAAATTCCTATAATGGTTAGAAGTATGACTTTCTTATCTATAGCAGGAGCTATGGCATTGTTGGGATATTCTGTAGCTTATGCAGGAAGTTTAGATCCTAATGTATTTATAAATGCTTTAAATGACGGAATTATGGCTATTGCTTTCATAGCATCAGGTATGGCTATTCTACATCCATTTAATGCATGTTTAGGTCCAAATGAAAGCCATAAGAGAACATTAACATTAGCAATAGCTTGTGGATTATTAACATGGTTTATATTCTCTGTAATAAAATTAGATATCGTTTCAGTTGTGGTTTCTATAATACTATGGGCAATAGTTTATGTTAAGTTTGTAAAAATGTCATTTAATGATGCATGCTGTGTCCTTTACATTCCAGAAATTCCTAAAAAAGAACAATAA